A genomic window from Glycine soja cultivar W05 chromosome 10, ASM419377v2, whole genome shotgun sequence includes:
- the LOC114369682 gene encoding alpha-(1,4)-fucosyltransferase-like: MPVPPKPINTFTITIMLTFAFFLLFFSGFLHFPSSSFPPITRPITTTPSKAEPFSNLVAAFRQWDSQVGCSRFKDKPNGVPLNQSKVASLQEVGDCGGLKLNHVSVLVKGWTWIPDNLDNLYSCSCGLSCLWTKSPVLADKPDALLFESSTPPVQRHMGEPLRVYMDLEAGRKRSGREDIYISYHAEDDVQSTYAGALFHNGRNYHVSNKKNRDILVYWSSSRCLPQRNELAKKLLSLLPHHSFGKCLNNVGGLDMALSLYPECANDANVTPKWWDHLHCAMSHYKFVLAIENTFTESYVTEKLFYALDSGAVPIYFGAPNVMDFVPPHSIIDGRKFNSLEELASYVKAVANDPVAYAEYHAWRRCGVLGNYGKTRAMSLDTLPCRLCDSVSRKGGRNAAS, encoded by the exons ATGCCAGTGCCTCCCAAACCCATAAACACCTTCACCATCACAATCATGCTCACCTTCGccttcttcctcctcttcttctccgGCTTCCTCCACTTCCCCTCCTCCTCTTTCCCTCCCATCACGCGCCCCATCACAACCACGCCGTCCAAGGCCGAACCCTTCTCCAATCTGGTCGCGGCCTTCAGGCAATGGGACTCGCAAGTGGGGTGCTCTCGCTTCAAAGACAAACCCAATGGGGTGCCCCTTAACCAGTCAAAGGTCGCGTCTTTGCAGGAAGTTGGCGATTGTGGGGGCTTGAAACTCAACCATGTTAGCGTTTTGGTCAAAGGGTGGACTTGGATTCCCGATAACTTGGATAACTTGTACTCTTGCTCTTGTGGCTTGAGCTGCTTGTGGACCAAATCGCCCGTTCTCGCTGACAAGCCTGATGCTTTGTTGTTTGAATCTTCCACGCCTCCTGTTCAG agACACATGGGAGAACCTCTTCGCGTATATATGGATCTTGAAGCTGGGCGAAAGAGATCAGGTCGAGAGGACATATATATTAGCTACCATGCTGAGGATGATGTACAATCAACCTATGCTGGTGCACTCTTTCACAATGGTCGAAACTACCACgtctccaataaaaaaaacaga GATATACTTGTTTATTGGTCTTCATCACGTTGTCTTCCTCAAAGGAATGAGCTTGCCAAGAAACTCCTGAGCTTACTGCCACATCATTCATTTGGCAAGTGCCTAAATAATGTTGGTGGTCTAGACATGGCTCTTTCTCTTTATCCCGAATGTGCAAACGATGCCAACGTTACACCAAAATGGTGGGATCATTTACATTGTGCCATGTCTCACTACAAGTTTGTTCTTGCAATTGAGAACACTTTTACTGAGAGCTATGTGACAGAGAAGTTATTCTATGCCTTAGACTCTGGTGCAGTTCCTATCTATTTTGGTGCACCAAATGTCATGGATTTTGTTCCTCCACATTCAATAATAGATGGTAGAAAATTCAACTCATTGGAAGAGTTGGCTTCATACGTGAAGGCAGTTGCTAATGACCCGGTAGCCTATGCAGAATACCATGCATGGAGAAGGTGTGGTGTACTGGGAAACTATGGAAAAACCCGAGCCATGAGCCTTGACACGTTGCCTTGTCGATTATGCGATTCTGTTAGCAGAAAAGGTGGAAGAAATGCGGCAAGCTAG
- the LOC114371143 gene encoding sucrose transport protein-like, producing MEPLSSTKHNNNLSKPSSLHTEAPPPEASPLRKIMVVASIAAGVQFGWALQLSLLTPYVQLLGIPHTWAAFIWLCGPISGMLVQPIVGYHSDRCTSRFGRRRPFIAAGSLAVAIAVFLIGYAADLGHMFGDSLAKKTRPRAIAIFVVGFWILDVANNMLQGPCRALLADLCAGDHRKTRNANAFFSFFMAVGNVLGYAAGSYSGLHNVFPFTKTKACDVYCANLKSCFFLSIALLLTLSTIALTYVKEKTVSSEKTVRSSVEEDGSHGGMPCFGQLFGAFRELKRPMWILLLVTCLNWIAWFPFLLFDTDWMGREVYGGTVGEGKTYDRGVRAGALGLMLNSVVLGATSLGVEVLARGVGGVKRLWGIVNFLLAVCLAMTVLVTKMAQHSRQYTLLPNAHQEPLPPPAAVKAGALALFSLLGIPLAITYSIPFALASIFSSTSGAGQGLSLGVLNLAIVIPQMVVSVISGPWDALFGGGNLPAFVVGAVAAAASGILSIILLPSPPPDLAKAATAAGGGFH from the exons ATGGAGCCTCTCTCTtccaccaaacacaacaacaatctCTCCAAGCCTTCCTCCCTCCACACGGAGGCTCCGCCGCCGGAGGCCAGTCCCCTCCGGAAGATCATGGTGGTGGCCTCCATCGCCGCCGGGGTGCAATTCGGGTGGGCCCTACAGCTCTCTCTACTTACCCCTTACGTCCAACTGCTGGGGATTCCCCACACTTGGGCCGCCTTCATCTGGCTCTGCGGCCCAATCTCCGGCATGCTCGTCCAGCCCATCGTGGGATACCACAGCGACCGCTGCACCTCCCGCTTCGGCCGCCGCCGCCCCTTCATCGCCGCCGGCTCCCTCGCCGTCGCCATCGCCGTCTTCCTTATCGGCTACGCCGCCGACCTCGGCCACATGTTCGGCGACTCCCTAGCCAAAAAAACCCGCCCCCGCGCCATCGCCATCTTCGTTGTCGGCTTCTGGATCCTCGACGTCGCAAACAACATGCTACAAGGCCCCTGCCGCGCCCTCCTGGCCGACCTCTGCGCCGGAGACCACCGGAAAACGCGAAACGCCAAcgccttcttctccttcttcatgGCCGTCGGAAACGTCCTGGGCTACGCCGCGGGCTCTTACAGCGGCCTCCACAACGTCTTCCCTTTCACTAAAACAAAAGCATGTGATGTTTACTGCGCGAATTTGAAGAGTTGTTTCTTCCTCTCCATCGCGCTTCTTCTCACTCTCTCCACAATCGCCTTGACCTACGTGAAGGAGAAAACGGTGTCGTCAGAGAAAACGGTGAGGAGTTCGGTGGAGGAGGATGGGTCCCACGGGGGCATGCCGTGCTTCGGGCAGTTATTCGGTGCGTTCCGCGAACTGAAGCGTCCCATGTGGATCCTTCTGTTGGTGACGTGTCTGAACTGGATCGCCTGGTTCCCTTTTTTGCTATTCGACACCGACTGGATGGGGCGTGAGGTGTACGGAGGGACAGTAGGGGAAGGGAAGACGTACGATAGGGGTGTCCGTGCGGGTGCGTTGGGGCTGATGTTGAACTCTGTTGTGCTTGGTGCGACGTCGTTGGGAGTGGAAGTGCTGGCGCGTGGGGTTGGGGGCGTCAAGAGGCTGTGGGGGATTGTTAACTTCTTGCTCGCGGTTTGTTTGGCCATGACGGTTTTGGTTACTAAGATGGCCCAACATTCTCGACAATACACCCTACTCCCCAACGCCCACCAGGAACCCCTGCCTCCTCCCGCCGCCGTCAAAGCCGGCGCGTTggctctcttctctctcctcGGAATCCCACTCGCG ATTACTTACAGCATACCCTTTGCTCTAGCATCAATATTCTCCAGCACCTCAGGGGCAGGCCAAG GTTTGTCTCTGGGAGTGCTCAATCTTGCAATTGTCATACCACAG ATGGTGGTGTCTGTGATAAGTGGACCATGGGATGCTCTATTTGGAGGTGGTAACTTGCCAGCGTTCGTGGTGGGTGCGGTGGCGGCGGCCGCCAGTGGCATTTTATCCATAATCCTGCTGCCATCTCCACCACCGGATTTGGCCAAAGCAGCAACGGCAGCCGGAGGAGGATTCCACTAA
- the LOC114369144 gene encoding putative CCA tRNA nucleotidyltransferase 2, whose translation MRMALNIATRLLVPVVHHGPSLTCVRGFSFSQSPTLVLPLHSHRPAKTLLQIATTPSFRSCGCAPMSTFQVRDKIDLSDVERRIFDRLLATLRHFDLQTQLRVAGGWVRDKLLGKECYDIDIALDNMMGTEFVDKVREYLLSIGEDAQGVCVIESNPDQSKHLETARMRLFDIWIDFVNLRSEEYAENSRIPSKQRFGTAEEDAYRRDLTINSLFYHINTDSVEDFTKRGISDLKSGKIVTPLPPKATFLDDPLRVLRAIRFGARFEFTLDEDLKVAAACDDVKDALAAKISRERIGTEIDLMISGNQPVKAMTYICDLTLFWIVFSLPPEFEPYISDGCERLCISYLDTAWNLIHLLGESTFTAEQKRLTLCAALFLPLRNTTYREKKAKKIPVVNHIIRESLKRKAKDAEMVLNLHQASHKFLSLIPCLASSEDVQVVDHDWLGDLVDVPVSSRVRVLTGFLLRELKDYWHVALLISTILHPIDIKDEPSQLGKRRDLFNTVENSIIKLGLEKVWDIKQLINGKDVMNALQLKGGPLVKESLDKAMAWQLAYPSGTAEECIEWLREANSKRIKLQ comes from the exons ATGAGAATGGCTTTGAATATTGCCACAAGGCTTCTTGTTCCTGTGGTGCATCACGGACCCAGTTTGACTTGTGTCAGGGGTTTTTCATTCTCACAGTCACCAACCCTTGTTCTTCCTCTCCACTCTCACCGTCCCGCCAAAACCCTCCTACAAATCGCCACGACGCCGTCGTTTCGGAGTTGTGGCTGCGCACCAATGTCCACGTTCCAGGTTCGCGACAAAATCGACCTCTCCGACGTCGAGAGAAGAATCTTCGACAGGCTTCTCGCCACTCTTCGCCACTTCGACCTCCAAACTCAGCTCCGAGTCGCCGGTGGCTGGGTCCGCGACAAG CTTCTGGGAAAAGAGTGCTATGACATTGATATCGCGCTTGACAATATGATGGGAACCGAGTTTGTGGATAAGGTGAGGGAGTACTTGTTGTCCATTGGCGAAGATGCACAGGGAGTTTGCGTTATCgagag cAATCCTGATCAGTCCAAACATTTGGAAACAGCCAGGATGCGTTTGTTTGATATATGGATTGATTTTGTTAACCTAAGGAGTGAAGAATACGCTGAGAATAGCCGCATTCCTTCTAAG CAAAGATTTGGCACAGCAGAAGAGGATGCATATAGGAGGGATTTGACAATTAACAG CTTGTTCTACCATATCAACACTGACTCAGTTGAAGATTTCACCAAGAGAG GCATCTCGGATCTTAAGTCTGGAAAGATAGTGACTCCTTTACCTCCAAAGGCCACATTTCTTGATGATCCATTACGAGTTCTTCGAGCAATTAGATTTG gtGCTAGATTTGAATTTACTCTAGATGAAGATCTGAAAGTAGCTGCTGCATGTGATGATGTGAAAGATGCTCTAGCTGCTAAAATTAGCAGAGAGCGCATTGGAACTGAG ATTGATCTGATGATATCCGGAAATCAACCTGTCAAAGCTATGACTTATATTTGTGATCTTACACTATTTTGGATTGTATTCAGTCTTCCTCCTGAATTTGAACCTTACATTTCAGATGGGTGTGAAAG GCTTTGCATTTCTTACTTGGATACTGCATGGAACCTTATCCATTTACTTGGAGAGTCAACTTTTACT GCTGAACAAAAAAGGTTAACACTTTGTGCTGCTTTGTTTCTCCCTCTTAGAAATACCACTTACAGAGAAAAGAAAGCTAAGAAG ATTCCTGTTGTTAATCATATTATCCGGGAATCTCTCAAGCGGAAAGCTAAGGATGCGGAAATG GTGCTTAACTTACACCAAGCGTCACATAAATTTTTGTCATTGATCCCTTGTCTTGCATCTAGTGAGGATGTCCAAGTTGTTGATCATGATTGGCTGGGAGACTTAGTGGATGTCCCTGTCTCTTCTAGAGTCCGGGTACTAACAG ggtTTCTCTTAAGAGAGCTTAAAGATTATTGGCATGTTGCTCTGTTGATATCCACTATACTACATCCCATTGACATTAAGGATGAACCATCACAGTTGGGCAAACGAAGAGATCTGTTTAATACTGTGGAGAATTCTATAATCAAACTAG GCCTTGAGAAAGTATGGGACATAAAACAATTGATCAATGGCAAAGATGTTATGAATGCCCTACAGCTAAAAGGAGGACCTCTTGTTAAGGAGTCG CTGGATAAAGCAATGGCTTGGCAACTTGCCTATCCATCTGGAACTGCAGAGGAATGCATCGAATGGTTGAGAGAAGCCAATTCTAAGCGTATTAAGTTGCAGTGA